One Gadus morhua chromosome 1, gadMor3.0, whole genome shotgun sequence DNA segment encodes these proteins:
- the fam3a gene encoding protein FAM3A isoform X2 → MRLAGPLRGVAVVLLVGLTWFLASTIFGGDSGSSVRHFFTGASEEPTAEPRPRRYKCGLSAPCPPKHLAFRVVSGAANVIGPKICLEDKMLVSSLKDNAGRGINVALVNGVTGELLETKSFDMWAGDVSDLLKFIRPLHEGTLVFVASFDDAATKMNDEARRLFEELGSTAAKELAFRDSWVFVGAKGIENKSPFEQRMKNSKGNNKYEGWPESLEMDGCIPLRAPLDS, encoded by the exons ATGAGATTAGCAG GTCCACTAAGAGGAGTAGCAGTGGTACTATTGGTCGGACTCACCTGGTTTTTGGCCAGCACGATATTCGGAGGAGACAGTGGCTCATCAGTGCGACATTTCTTTACTG gCGCAAGTGAGGAGCCAACAGCCG AGCCTCGTCCCCGTAGGTATAAATGTGGCCTTTCGGCCCCATGTCCTCCAAAGCACCTTGCGTTCCGTGTGGTGTCAGGAGCTGCCAATGTGATCGGACCCAAAATCTGCCTGGAAGACAAGAT GTTGGTGAGCAGTTTGAAGGACAACGCTGGCCGAGGCATTAATGTCGCTTTAGTAAATG GCGTGACGGGAGAGCTGCTAGAAACCAAGTCTTTTGACATGTGGGCAGGAG ATGTCTCTGACCTGCTGAAATTCATCCGACCGCTCCATGAGGGAACTCTGGTGTTTGTTGCGTCCTTTGATGATGCTGCCACTAA AATGAACGATGAAGCCAGACGACTGTTCGAGGAGCTGGGCAGCACGGCTGCGAAGGAGCTGGCCTTTCGAGACAGCTGGGTGTTCGTTGGCGCCAAGGGTATCGAGAATAAAAGTCCATTCGAGCAG CGTATGAAGAACAGTAAAGGCAACAACAAGTACGAGGGCTGGCCAGAGTCTCTAGAGATGGACGGCTGCATACCTCTTCGCGCACCCCTGGATAGCTAG
- the fam3a gene encoding protein FAM3A isoform X1 → MRLAGPLRGVAVVLLVGLTWFLASTIFGGDSGSSVRHFFTGASEEPTAAEPRPRRYKCGLSAPCPPKHLAFRVVSGAANVIGPKICLEDKMLVSSLKDNAGRGINVALVNGVTGELLETKSFDMWAGDVSDLLKFIRPLHEGTLVFVASFDDAATKMNDEARRLFEELGSTAAKELAFRDSWVFVGAKGIENKSPFEQRMKNSKGNNKYEGWPESLEMDGCIPLRAPLDS, encoded by the exons ATGAGATTAGCAG GTCCACTAAGAGGAGTAGCAGTGGTACTATTGGTCGGACTCACCTGGTTTTTGGCCAGCACGATATTCGGAGGAGACAGTGGCTCATCAGTGCGACATTTCTTTACTG gCGCAAGTGAGGAGCCAACAGCCG CAGAGCCTCGTCCCCGTAGGTATAAATGTGGCCTTTCGGCCCCATGTCCTCCAAAGCACCTTGCGTTCCGTGTGGTGTCAGGAGCTGCCAATGTGATCGGACCCAAAATCTGCCTGGAAGACAAGAT GTTGGTGAGCAGTTTGAAGGACAACGCTGGCCGAGGCATTAATGTCGCTTTAGTAAATG GCGTGACGGGAGAGCTGCTAGAAACCAAGTCTTTTGACATGTGGGCAGGAG ATGTCTCTGACCTGCTGAAATTCATCCGACCGCTCCATGAGGGAACTCTGGTGTTTGTTGCGTCCTTTGATGATGCTGCCACTAA AATGAACGATGAAGCCAGACGACTGTTCGAGGAGCTGGGCAGCACGGCTGCGAAGGAGCTGGCCTTTCGAGACAGCTGGGTGTTCGTTGGCGCCAAGGGTATCGAGAATAAAAGTCCATTCGAGCAG CGTATGAAGAACAGTAAAGGCAACAACAAGTACGAGGGCTGGCCAGAGTCTCTAGAGATGGACGGCTGCATACCTCTTCGCGCACCCCTGGATAGCTAG